The Gemmatimonadaceae bacterium genome includes a window with the following:
- a CDS encoding serine hydrolase domain-containing protein, which translates to MRVTPVSFAATCCILLAAAAACGNENVNTPPSSMAEYEQRLENLRDGSNIAAITAVIAKDQRIVWSKGFGTADIATQRAAADTTTYHLASLTKPFASTVLLQLVEEGKVSLDDPASKYGVNLSNPAIKVRHLLSMTSEGTPGTQFSYNGDRFALLETVIASAAGKSFAAALEERIIDRLGLNRTAPNPQSGAFSVSGLNKTTFEANMARGYTYTNRAYSATSYPTSFGAAAGLTSSALDVAAFSMAMDRDGTANSSLIVKVPDRGLTFVVLANTDGLSSAYPLGSGKLDSSPWAREFLDTFVIGSLALP; encoded by the coding sequence ATGCGCGTAACTCCGGTCTCCTTCGCCGCAACCTGCTGCATCCTCCTCGCAGCCGCGGCAGCATGCGGAAACGAAAACGTCAACACTCCTCCGAGCTCGATGGCGGAGTACGAGCAACGGTTGGAGAACCTTCGCGACGGGTCGAACATCGCGGCGATCACGGCGGTAATCGCGAAGGATCAGCGAATCGTCTGGTCAAAGGGGTTTGGGACCGCGGATATCGCGACTCAGCGTGCCGCAGCGGATACGACGACGTACCACCTCGCATCGCTCACCAAGCCATTCGCTTCGACAGTGCTCCTCCAGCTTGTCGAGGAAGGAAAAGTGTCGCTCGACGATCCCGCCTCGAAGTACGGAGTCAATCTTTCGAATCCCGCCATCAAGGTCCGACATCTGTTGAGCATGACATCCGAGGGCACGCCCGGAACACAGTTCAGCTACAACGGCGACCGCTTTGCTCTTCTCGAGACCGTCATCGCATCGGCAGCTGGAAAATCGTTTGCGGCAGCGCTAGAGGAACGAATCATCGACCGGCTCGGGCTCAATCGCACGGCTCCGAACCCTCAGTCGGGTGCATTCTCCGTCAGCGGGCTGAACAAGACGACATTCGAAGCAAACATGGCTCGCGGATATACGTACACGAATCGTGCTTACTCCGCGACGAGCTACCCGACATCATTCGGAGCTGCGGCCGGTCTTACTTCATCGGCGCTGGACGTGGCCGCTTTCTCGATGGCGATGGACCGCGACGGGACCGCAAACTCGTCGCTCATCGTGAAGGTGCCCGATCGAGGGCTCACTTTCGTCGTCCTCGCCAACACCGACGGCCTCTCGTCAGCCTATCCGCTCGGCTCCGGCAAGCTCGATTCGTCGCCATGGGCGCGGGAATTTCTCGACACGTTCGTCATCGGCTCGCTCGCTCTGCCCTGA